A region from the Pithys albifrons albifrons isolate INPA30051 chromosome Z, PitAlb_v1, whole genome shotgun sequence genome encodes:
- the TRAPPC13 gene encoding trafficking protein particle complex subunit 13 isoform X1 — protein sequence MDVNQPKQEHLLALKVMRLTKPTLFTNIPVTCEERDLPGNLFNQLMKDDPSTVKGAETLMLGEMLTLPQNFGNIFLGETFSSYISVHNDSNQVVKDILVKADLQTSSQRLNLSASSAAVAELKPDCCIDDVIHHEVKEIGTHILVCAVSYTTQTGEKMYFRKFFKFQVLKPLDVKTKFYNAESDLSSVTDEVFLEAQIQNITTSPMFMEKVSLEPSMMYNVAELNTVDTAGKSESTFGARTYLQPMDTRQYLYCLKPKQEFAEKAGVIKGVTVIGKLDIVWKTNLGERGRLQTSQLQRMAPGYGDVRLSLETIPDTVNLEEPFDITCKITNCSSERTMDLVLEMCNTNSIHWCGVSGRQLGKLHPSSSLHLALTLLSSVQGLQSVSGLRLTDTFLKRTYEYDDIAQVCVVSSEVKQS from the exons TGATGAGGCTAACCAAACCTACTTTATTCACTAATATTCCGGTGACTTGTGAAGAAAGGGATTTGCCAG GTAATCTGTTTAATCAGCTCATGAAAGATGATCCTTCTACTGTAAAGGGTGCAGAAACTTTGATGTTAGGAGAAATGCTGACTCTGCCTCAAAATTTTGG aaatatatttctggGAGAGACGTTTTCCAGTTATATTAGTGTGCACAATGATAGTAACCAAGTTGTCAAGGACATATTGGTGAAG GCTGACCTTCAGACAAGTTCTCAGCGTTTGAACCTTTCAGCTTCTAGTGCTGCAGTGGCAGAACTTAAACCTGACTGTTGCATTGATGATGTCATCCATCATGAAGTGAAGGAGATAGGAACACACAT cttaGTTTGTGCAGTAAGTTATACTACGCAGACTGGAGAGAAGATGTACTTCAGAAAGTTCTTCAAATTTCAG GTTCTCAAACCACTAGATGTGAAAACCAAATTCTACAATGCCGAG AGTGACCTCAGTTCTgtg acagaTGAAGTGTTTCTGGAAGCTCAAATTCAGAATATCACTACCTCTCCAATGTTTATGGAGAAGGTTTCTTTAGAGCCATCTATGATGTATAATGTtgcagaactgaacacagttgacacagcagggaaaag tgagtcTACTTTTGGTGCGAGGACTTACTTACAACCTATGGATACACGTCAATACTTATACTGTCTAAAACCAAAGCAAGAATTTGCAGAGAAAGCTGGAGTAATAAAAGGTGTAACAGTGATTGGTAAACTAGATATTGTATGGAAAACTAACCTGGGTGAACGAGGAAGGCTGCAAACTAGCCAGCTCCAAAGAATG GCTCCTGGCTATGGTGATGTAAGGCTTTCTTTGGAGACAATACCAGACACTGTAAATTTGGAAGAACCTTTTGACATTACATGTAAAATAACAAATTGCAG CAGTGAAAGGACTATGGACCTCGTTTTAGAAATGTGCAATACTAATTCCATCCACTGGTGTGGAGTTTCAGGAAGGCAACTTGGAAAGCTTCACCCAAGTTCATCCCTCCATCTTGCACTTACATTGTTGTCTTCAGTGCAGGGATTGCAA agtgTCTCCGGCTTAAGACTTACAGACACGTTTTTGAAGAGAACATATGAATATGATGATATTGCACAAGTCTGTGTAGTTTCTTCAGAAGTCAaacaaagctga
- the TRAPPC13 gene encoding trafficking protein particle complex subunit 13 isoform X2 — protein MDVNQPKQEHLLALKVMRLTKPTLFTNIPVTCEERDLPGNLFNQLMKDDPSTVKGAETLMLGEMLTLPQNFGNIFLGETFSSYISVHNDSNQVVKDILVKADLQTSSQRLNLSASSAAVAELKPDCCIDDVIHHEVKEIGTHILVCAVSYTTQTGEKMYFRKFFKFQVLKPLDVKTKFYNAESDLSSVTDEVFLEAQIQNITTSPMFMEKVSLEPSMMYNVAELNTVDTAGKSESTFGARTYLQPMDTRQYLYCLKPKQEFAEKAGVIKGVTVIGKLDIVWKTNLGERGRLQTSQLQRMAPGYGDVRLSLETIPDTVNLEEPFDITCKITNCSERTMDLVLEMCNTNSIHWCGVSGRQLGKLHPSSSLHLALTLLSSVQGLQSVSGLRLTDTFLKRTYEYDDIAQVCVVSSEVKQS, from the exons TGATGAGGCTAACCAAACCTACTTTATTCACTAATATTCCGGTGACTTGTGAAGAAAGGGATTTGCCAG GTAATCTGTTTAATCAGCTCATGAAAGATGATCCTTCTACTGTAAAGGGTGCAGAAACTTTGATGTTAGGAGAAATGCTGACTCTGCCTCAAAATTTTGG aaatatatttctggGAGAGACGTTTTCCAGTTATATTAGTGTGCACAATGATAGTAACCAAGTTGTCAAGGACATATTGGTGAAG GCTGACCTTCAGACAAGTTCTCAGCGTTTGAACCTTTCAGCTTCTAGTGCTGCAGTGGCAGAACTTAAACCTGACTGTTGCATTGATGATGTCATCCATCATGAAGTGAAGGAGATAGGAACACACAT cttaGTTTGTGCAGTAAGTTATACTACGCAGACTGGAGAGAAGATGTACTTCAGAAAGTTCTTCAAATTTCAG GTTCTCAAACCACTAGATGTGAAAACCAAATTCTACAATGCCGAG AGTGACCTCAGTTCTgtg acagaTGAAGTGTTTCTGGAAGCTCAAATTCAGAATATCACTACCTCTCCAATGTTTATGGAGAAGGTTTCTTTAGAGCCATCTATGATGTATAATGTtgcagaactgaacacagttgacacagcagggaaaag tgagtcTACTTTTGGTGCGAGGACTTACTTACAACCTATGGATACACGTCAATACTTATACTGTCTAAAACCAAAGCAAGAATTTGCAGAGAAAGCTGGAGTAATAAAAGGTGTAACAGTGATTGGTAAACTAGATATTGTATGGAAAACTAACCTGGGTGAACGAGGAAGGCTGCAAACTAGCCAGCTCCAAAGAATG GCTCCTGGCTATGGTGATGTAAGGCTTTCTTTGGAGACAATACCAGACACTGTAAATTTGGAAGAACCTTTTGACATTACATGTAAAATAACAAATTGCAG TGAAAGGACTATGGACCTCGTTTTAGAAATGTGCAATACTAATTCCATCCACTGGTGTGGAGTTTCAGGAAGGCAACTTGGAAAGCTTCACCCAAGTTCATCCCTCCATCTTGCACTTACATTGTTGTCTTCAGTGCAGGGATTGCAA agtgTCTCCGGCTTAAGACTTACAGACACGTTTTTGAAGAGAACATATGAATATGATGATATTGCACAAGTCTGTGTAGTTTCTTCAGAAGTCAaacaaagctga
- the TRAPPC13 gene encoding trafficking protein particle complex subunit 13 isoform X3, with amino-acid sequence MDVNQPKQEHLLALKVMRLTKPTLFTNIPVTCEERDLPGNLFNQLMKDDPSTVKGAETLMLGEMLTLPQNFGNIFLGETFSSYISVHNDSNQVVKDILVKADLQTSSQRLNLSASSAAVAELKPDCCIDDVIHHEVKEIGTHILVCAVSYTTQTGEKMYFRKFFKFQVLKPLDVKTKFYNAETDEVFLEAQIQNITTSPMFMEKVSLEPSMMYNVAELNTVDTAGKSESTFGARTYLQPMDTRQYLYCLKPKQEFAEKAGVIKGVTVIGKLDIVWKTNLGERGRLQTSQLQRMAPGYGDVRLSLETIPDTVNLEEPFDITCKITNCSSERTMDLVLEMCNTNSIHWCGVSGRQLGKLHPSSSLHLALTLLSSVQGLQSVSGLRLTDTFLKRTYEYDDIAQVCVVSSEVKQS; translated from the exons TGATGAGGCTAACCAAACCTACTTTATTCACTAATATTCCGGTGACTTGTGAAGAAAGGGATTTGCCAG GTAATCTGTTTAATCAGCTCATGAAAGATGATCCTTCTACTGTAAAGGGTGCAGAAACTTTGATGTTAGGAGAAATGCTGACTCTGCCTCAAAATTTTGG aaatatatttctggGAGAGACGTTTTCCAGTTATATTAGTGTGCACAATGATAGTAACCAAGTTGTCAAGGACATATTGGTGAAG GCTGACCTTCAGACAAGTTCTCAGCGTTTGAACCTTTCAGCTTCTAGTGCTGCAGTGGCAGAACTTAAACCTGACTGTTGCATTGATGATGTCATCCATCATGAAGTGAAGGAGATAGGAACACACAT cttaGTTTGTGCAGTAAGTTATACTACGCAGACTGGAGAGAAGATGTACTTCAGAAAGTTCTTCAAATTTCAG GTTCTCAAACCACTAGATGTGAAAACCAAATTCTACAATGCCGAG acagaTGAAGTGTTTCTGGAAGCTCAAATTCAGAATATCACTACCTCTCCAATGTTTATGGAGAAGGTTTCTTTAGAGCCATCTATGATGTATAATGTtgcagaactgaacacagttgacacagcagggaaaag tgagtcTACTTTTGGTGCGAGGACTTACTTACAACCTATGGATACACGTCAATACTTATACTGTCTAAAACCAAAGCAAGAATTTGCAGAGAAAGCTGGAGTAATAAAAGGTGTAACAGTGATTGGTAAACTAGATATTGTATGGAAAACTAACCTGGGTGAACGAGGAAGGCTGCAAACTAGCCAGCTCCAAAGAATG GCTCCTGGCTATGGTGATGTAAGGCTTTCTTTGGAGACAATACCAGACACTGTAAATTTGGAAGAACCTTTTGACATTACATGTAAAATAACAAATTGCAG CAGTGAAAGGACTATGGACCTCGTTTTAGAAATGTGCAATACTAATTCCATCCACTGGTGTGGAGTTTCAGGAAGGCAACTTGGAAAGCTTCACCCAAGTTCATCCCTCCATCTTGCACTTACATTGTTGTCTTCAGTGCAGGGATTGCAA agtgTCTCCGGCTTAAGACTTACAGACACGTTTTTGAAGAGAACATATGAATATGATGATATTGCACAAGTCTGTGTAGTTTCTTCAGAAGTCAaacaaagctga
- the TRAPPC13 gene encoding trafficking protein particle complex subunit 13 isoform X4, whose protein sequence is MDVNQPKQEHLLALKVMRLTKPTLFTNIPVTCEERDLPGNLFNQLMKDDPSTVKGAETLMLGEMLTLPQNFGNIFLGETFSSYISVHNDSNQVVKDILVKADLQTSSQRLNLSASSAAVAELKPDCCIDDVIHHEVKEIGTHILVCAVSYTTQTGEKMYFRKFFKFQVLKPLDVKTKFYNAETDEVFLEAQIQNITTSPMFMEKVSLEPSMMYNVAELNTVDTAGKSESTFGARTYLQPMDTRQYLYCLKPKQEFAEKAGVIKGVTVIGKLDIVWKTNLGERGRLQTSQLQRMAPGYGDVRLSLETIPDTVNLEEPFDITCKITNCSERTMDLVLEMCNTNSIHWCGVSGRQLGKLHPSSSLHLALTLLSSVQGLQSVSGLRLTDTFLKRTYEYDDIAQVCVVSSEVKQS, encoded by the exons TGATGAGGCTAACCAAACCTACTTTATTCACTAATATTCCGGTGACTTGTGAAGAAAGGGATTTGCCAG GTAATCTGTTTAATCAGCTCATGAAAGATGATCCTTCTACTGTAAAGGGTGCAGAAACTTTGATGTTAGGAGAAATGCTGACTCTGCCTCAAAATTTTGG aaatatatttctggGAGAGACGTTTTCCAGTTATATTAGTGTGCACAATGATAGTAACCAAGTTGTCAAGGACATATTGGTGAAG GCTGACCTTCAGACAAGTTCTCAGCGTTTGAACCTTTCAGCTTCTAGTGCTGCAGTGGCAGAACTTAAACCTGACTGTTGCATTGATGATGTCATCCATCATGAAGTGAAGGAGATAGGAACACACAT cttaGTTTGTGCAGTAAGTTATACTACGCAGACTGGAGAGAAGATGTACTTCAGAAAGTTCTTCAAATTTCAG GTTCTCAAACCACTAGATGTGAAAACCAAATTCTACAATGCCGAG acagaTGAAGTGTTTCTGGAAGCTCAAATTCAGAATATCACTACCTCTCCAATGTTTATGGAGAAGGTTTCTTTAGAGCCATCTATGATGTATAATGTtgcagaactgaacacagttgacacagcagggaaaag tgagtcTACTTTTGGTGCGAGGACTTACTTACAACCTATGGATACACGTCAATACTTATACTGTCTAAAACCAAAGCAAGAATTTGCAGAGAAAGCTGGAGTAATAAAAGGTGTAACAGTGATTGGTAAACTAGATATTGTATGGAAAACTAACCTGGGTGAACGAGGAAGGCTGCAAACTAGCCAGCTCCAAAGAATG GCTCCTGGCTATGGTGATGTAAGGCTTTCTTTGGAGACAATACCAGACACTGTAAATTTGGAAGAACCTTTTGACATTACATGTAAAATAACAAATTGCAG TGAAAGGACTATGGACCTCGTTTTAGAAATGTGCAATACTAATTCCATCCACTGGTGTGGAGTTTCAGGAAGGCAACTTGGAAAGCTTCACCCAAGTTCATCCCTCCATCTTGCACTTACATTGTTGTCTTCAGTGCAGGGATTGCAA agtgTCTCCGGCTTAAGACTTACAGACACGTTTTTGAAGAGAACATATGAATATGATGATATTGCACAAGTCTGTGTAGTTTCTTCAGAAGTCAaacaaagctga